ATGTATTTAAAGAAGTACCGACATCTCAAGAACTTGGCTACGACGTAACCATAGGTTCATGGCGCGGTTTTGTTGTTAGAAAAGGAACCGCACCTGAGATTAAATCTTACTTAATCGACAAAATGCAGTCGGCTTATAACACAAAAGAATATAAAGATTTCGCGGCACTTAATCTTGTAGATATACGTCCAGGCTATTTAGATGCAGCTGGATTTTATACCCAGTGGGAAAGCGAATATAAAAAGTTTGACGCTGTAGCTAAACAAGTCGGATTAAAATAATAAAGTTTAAAATAATATATATAGCCTCAATAGAGGCTATATAAATGGAGTAATTTAAAATGGGCGAAATAATCTTTCACGTGTTCCTTCTGGCCGTAATGGGGCTATTTTTTAATGAGACACTGGATATTAATACCGCAAGAATGACAGACCCTATTGGTCCTGCTGGATTCCCTCAAGCCGTAATTATTTTGGCAGTCTTATTATTAGTTCCCTCGCTTTATAAAGCAGTGAAAAAATATAAAGAGAGCTCACAAGAAGAAAAAAATAGCAAAATTAAAGAATTGGACCCTGGTTTCATAGCCCTTCTCGGCACAATCGTTCTTTTTGCGTTAACCATCGGTTATGTGGG
The DNA window shown above is from Vibrio algarum and carries:
- a CDS encoding tripartite tricarboxylate transporter TctB family protein translates to MGEIIFHVFLLAVMGLFFNETLDINTARMTDPIGPAGFPQAVIILAVLLLVPSLYKAVKKYKESSQEEKNSKIKELDPGFIALLGTIVLFALTIGYVGFWFGAVVIISLVMFILNERKPKKLILTTVIASLAFTFVFGNILSIPLPRGIGIFESLSYLIY